A region from the Triticum urartu cultivar G1812 chromosome 1, Tu2.1, whole genome shotgun sequence genome encodes:
- the LOC125532818 gene encoding uncharacterized protein LOC125532818: protein MGRSSSSPVHPERRGRSYVVRGVDATHGGHPLHPPMDKKDPLDPLLTLAPTTPSLTPFRSLPSASGATQPLTTRPGTSLRYLGTARGPPSSSSSSPLPLDKPEPSLALAIDDIFAAYIAIVRRRLPPLLSTSGLPGHAPRVHNYETDATAAVPIDYGVDDPSFLPEQTESPSLQMIA, encoded by the exons ATGGGGAGGTCATCTTCCTCCCCTGTTCATCCAGAGCGTCGTGGACGCTCGTACGTCGTCCGTGGCGTGGACGCCACACACGGCGGCCATCCGCTGCATCCCCCGATGGATAAGAAGGACCCCCTCGATCCCCTCCTGACCCTAGCGCCAACCACCCCCTCCCTCACTCCCTTTCGCTCTCTCCCGAGCGCATCTGGCGCCACGCAGCCGTTGACCACGAGGCCAGGAACCTCCCTGCGCTACCTGGGAACGGCCAGGGGAccgccttcttcttcttcatcctctccATTGCCCCTGGACAAGCCGGAGCCGTCCCTTGCGCTCGCCATCGACGACATCTTCGCCGCGTACATCGCCATCGTCCGCCGTCGATTGCCGCCGCTCTTGTCCACCTCTGGCCTCCCCGGCCATGCCCCAAGAGTTCATA actacgagactgacgccacTGCTGCTGTCccgatcgactacggtgttgacgacccctccttcttgccagagcaaacAG AGAGCCCCTCACTTCAGATGATCGCCTGA